From the genome of Cherax quadricarinatus isolate ZL_2023a chromosome 54, ASM3850222v1, whole genome shotgun sequence, one region includes:
- the LOC128699168 gene encoding ribosome-binding protein 1 has protein sequence MLVRLRQMVVLVACFIVAAATLPTGWCLPRRTINEASLDEPVQVHLGRHEADLDEPGIDEPGLNELGVDELSLSVTVVHKPNFSESPSVVIKKSDITSNKKRITTPSREEGAPSREEGAPSREEEAPSREEGASSRGEGAPIRGKGAPSREEGAPSREEGAPSREEGASSRGEEAPIRGKGAPSREEGASSRGEGAPIRGKGAPSREEGAPSRGEGAPIRGKGAPSREEGAPSREEGAPSREEGASSRKGSVPSIKQLAPDSKRIGSDLRATSPSSTTTIDPLVGFCEEACKAGVGGPECNCPDHPFG, from the coding sequence ATGTTGGTGAGGCTGAGgcagatggtggtgttggtggcttgtTTTATCGTTGCTGCTGCAACTCTACCAACTGGTTGGTGTCTGCCCAGGAGGACCATTAATGAAGCCAGCCTTGATGAACCCGTCCAGGTTCATCTAGGCCGTCATGAAGCCGATCTAGATGAACCTGGCATTGATGAACCCGGCCTAAATGAACTTGGCGTTGATGAACTCAGTCTTTCTGTAACTGTCGTTCATAAACCAAATTTTTCTGAGTCCCCATCTGTTGTCATCAAGAAGAGTGACATAACTAGCAATAAGAAGAGGATAACTACCCCAAGCAGAGAGGAAGGAGCCCCAAGCAGAGAGGAAGGAGCCCCAAGCAGAGAGGAAGAAGCCCCAAGCAGAGAGGAAGGAGCCTCAAGCAGAGGGGAAGGAGCCCCAATCAGAGGGAAAGGAGCCCCAAGCAGAGAGGAAGGAGCCCCAAGCAGAGAGGAAGGAGCCCCAAGCAGAGAAGAAGGAGCCTCAAGCAGAGGGGAAGAAGCCCCAATCAGAGGGAAAGGAGCCCCAAGCAGAGAGGAAGGAGCCTCAAGCAGAGGGGAAGGAGCCCCAATCAGAGGGAAAGGAGCCCCAAGCAGAGAGGAAGGAGCCCCAAGCAGAGGGGAAGGAGCCCCAATCAGAGGGAAAGGAGCCCCAAGCAGAGAGGAAGGAGCCCCAAGCAGAGAGGAAGGAGCCCCAAGCAGAGAGGAAGGAGCCTCAAGCAGGAAGGGAAGTGTCCCCAGCATAAAGCAACTTGCCCCAGACAGTAAGAGGATTGGCTCTGACCTGAGAGCAACTTCTCCATCTTCCACTACTACGATAGATCCTCTAGTGGGGTTTTGTGAGGAAGCTTGTAAGGCTGGTGTGGGCGGCCCAGAGTGTAACTGTCCTGACCATCCCTTTGGTTGA